NNNNNNNNNNNNNNNNNNNNNNNNNNNNNNNNNNNNNNNNNNNNNNNNNNNNNNNNNNNNNNNNNNNNNNNNNNNNNNNNNNNNNNNNNNNNNNNNNNNNNNNNNNNNNNNNNNNNNNNNNNNNNNNNNNNNNNNNNNNNNNNNNNNNNNNNNNNNNNNNNNNNNNNNNNNNNNNNNNNNNNNNNNNNNNNNNNNNNNNNNNNNNNNNNNNNNNNNNNNNNNNNNNNNNNNNNNNNNNNNNNNNNNNNNNNNNNNNNNNNNNNNNNNNNNNNNNNNNNNNNNNNNNNNNNNNNNNNNNNNNNNNNNNNNNNNNNNNNNNNNNNNNNNNNNNNNNNNNNNNNNNNNNNNNNNNNNNNNNNNNNNNNNNNNNNNNNNNNNNNNNNNNNNNNNNNNNNNNNNNNNNNNNNNNNNNNNNNNNNNNNNNNNNNNNNNNNNNNNNNNNNNNNNNNNNNNNNNNNNNNNNNNNNNNNNNNNNNNNNNNNNNNNNNNNNNNNNNNNNNNNNNNNNNNNNNNNNNNNNNNNNNNNNNNNNNNNNNNNNNNNNNNNNNNNNNNNNNNNNNNNNNNNNNNNNNNNNNNNNNNNNNNNNNNNNNNNNNNNNNNNNNNNNNNNNNNNNNNNNNNNNNNNNNNNNNNNNNNNNNNNNNNNNNNNNNNNNNNNNNNNNNNNNNNNNNNNNNNNNNNNNNNNNNNNNNNNNNNNNNNNNNNNNNNNNNNNNNNNNNNNNNNNNNNNNNNNNNNNNNNNNNNNNNNNNNNNNNNNNNNNNNNNNNNNNNNNNNNNNNNNNNNNNNNNNNNNNNNNNNNNNNNNNNNNNNNNNNNNNNNNNNNNNNNNNNNNNNNNNNNNNNNNNNNNNNNNNNNNNNNNNNNNNNNNNNNNNNNNNNNNNNNNNNNNNNNNNNNNNNNNNNNNNNNNNNNNNNNNNNNNNNNNNNNNNNNNNNNNNNNNNNNNNNNNNNNNNNNNNNNNNNNNNNNNNNNNNNNNNNNNNNNNNNNNNNNNNNNNNNNNNNNNNNNNNNNNNNNNNNNNNNNNNNNNNNNNNNNNNNNNNNNNNNNNNNNNNNNNNNNNNNNNNNNNNNNNNNNNNNNNNNNNNNNNNNNNNNNNNNNNNNNNNNNNNNNNNNNNNNNNNNNNNNNNNNNNNNNNNNNNNNNNNNNNNNNNNNNNNNNNNNNNNNNNNNNNNNNNNNNNNNNNNNNNNNNNNNNNNNNNNNNNNNNNNNNNNNNNNNNNNNNNNNNNNNNNNNNNNNNNNNNNNNNNNNNNNNNNNNNNNNNNNNNNNNNNNNNNNNNNNNNNNNNNNNNNNNNNNNNNNNNNNNNNNNNNNNNNNNNNNNNNNNNNNNNNNNNNNNNNNNNNNNNNNNNNNNNNNNNNNNNNNNNNNNNNNNNNNNNNNNNNNNNNNNNNNNNNNNNNNNNNNNNNNNNNNNNNNNNNNNNNNNNNNNNNNNNNNNNNNNNNNNNNNNNNNNNNNNNNNNNNNNNNNNNNNNNNNNNNNNNNNNNNNNNNNNNNNNNNNNNNNNNNNNNNNNNNNNNNNNNNNNNNNNNNNNNNNNNNNNNNNNNNNNNNNNNNNNNNNNNNNNNNNNNNNNNNNNNNNNNNNNNNNNNNNNNNNNNNNNNNNNNNNNNNNNNNNNNNNNNNNNNNNNNNNNNNNNNNNNNNNNNNNNNNNNNNNNNNNNNNNNNNNNNNNNNNNNNNNNNNNNNNNNNNNNNNNNNNNNNNNNNNNNNNNNNNNNNNNNNNNNNNNNNNNNNNNNNNNNNNNNNNNNNNNNNNNNNNNNNNNNNNNNNNNNNNNNNNNNNNNNNNNNNNNNNNNNNNNNNNNNNNNNNNNNNNNNNNNNNNNNNNNNNNNNNNNNNNNNNNNNNNNNNNNNNNNNNNNNNNNNNNNNNNNNNNNNNNNNNNNNNNNNNNNNNNNNNNNNNNNNNNNNNNNNNNNNNNNNNNNNNNNNNNNNNNNNNNNNNNNNNNNNNNNNNNNNNNNNNNNNNNNNNNNNNNNNNNNNNNNNNNNNNNNNNNNNNNNNNNNNNNNNNNNNNNNNNNNNNNNNNNNNNNNNNNNNNNNNNNNNNNNNNNNNNNNNNNNNNNNNNNNNNNNNNNNNNNNNNNNNNNNNNNNNNNNNNNNNNNNNNNNNNNNNNNNNNNNNNNNNNNNNNNNNNNNNNNNNNNNNNNNNNNNNNNNNNNNNNNNNNNNNNNNNNNNNNNNNNNNNNNNNNNNNNNNNNNNNNNNNNNNNNNNNNNNNNNNNNNNNNNNNNNNNNNNNNNNNNNNNNNNNNNNNNNNNNNNNNNNNNNNNNNNNNNNNNNNNNNNNNNNNNNNNNNNNNNNNNNNNNNNNNNNNNNNNNNNNNNNNNNNNNNNNNNNNNNNNNNNNNNNNNNNNNNNNNNNNNNNNNNNNNNNNNNNNNNNNNNNNNNNNNNNNNNNNNNNNNNNNNNNNNNNNNNNNNNNNNNNNNNNNNNNNNNNNNNNNNNNNNNNNNNNNNNNNNNNNNNNCAAATTAGTCTTTCGCAACAAGTGTAAAGCTTAATCACaccaaataaaaaagtattaagtGCAACAACATGATATGAACATTCATTTACCGTTTCTCAGAATGCGACGGCGCGCGCAGTCGTTCGCATACTTTAGTCTTGAATGCGGATTACAGTCGAATTAGAACGTTTTGTAGATagcttttgttttctgttgacGTGCGCTTTGCAGacgatctttgttttttttattgttatattctttcTTGAAATGGTTTTGAATCAAGCTATATTTTGTTTCGTATTCTAAGCTAGTTTTCGTTTTTGAGAAATTACGAAACTCTCCTTTTTCGTGCGCTGAAGGATCGCAGATGGAGCGATTCGAACCCTAAACTAGATTTATCACGAATTATCTTCCGTATTTTTTATTTGCAGTTGTTGTTTTCCTGGTTTGTGTTACAGAGGGATTTTCGTAACATTTATCAAAGAGCGCCTGGCAAGTATGGAGTTCGTTTCTCATCACGTTATCGCATTTTCACACACGTGcgtcttattatcatcttcataacgGGTGACCATAACCTTGGAGAGTCGCAAAAGNNNNNNNNNNNNNNNNNNNNNNNNNNNNNNNNNNNNNNNNNNNNNNNNNNNNNNNNNNNNNNNNNNNNNNNNNNNNNNNNNNNNNNNNNNNNNNNNNNNNNNNNNNNNNNNNNNNNNNNNNNNNNNNNNNNNNNNNNNNNNNNNNNNNNNNNNNNNNNNNNNNNNNNNNNNNNNNNNNNNNNNNNNNNNNNNNNNNNNNNNNNNNNNNNNNNNNNNNNNNNNNNNNNNNNNNNNNNNNNNNNNNNNNNNNNNNNNNNNNNNNNNNNNNNNNNNNNNNNNNNNNNNNNNNNNNNNNNNNNNNNNNNNNNNNNNNNNNNNNNNNNNNNNNNNNNNNNNNNNNNNNNNNNNNNNNNNNNNNNNNNNNNNNNNNNNNNNNNNNNNNNNNNNNNNNNNNNNNNNNNNNNNNNNNNNNNNNNNNNNNNNNNNNNNNNNNNNNNNNNNNNNNNNNNNNNNNNNNNNNNNNNNNNNNNNNNNNNNNNNNNNNNNNNNNNNNNNNNNNNNNNNNNNNNNNNNNNNNNNNNNNNNNNNNNNNNNNNNNNNNNNNNNNNNNNNNNNNNNNNNNNNNNNNNNNNNNNNNNNNNNNNNNNNNNNNNNNNNNNNNNNNNNNNNNNNNNNNNNNNNNNNNNNNNNNNNNNNNNNNNNNNNNNNNNNNNNNNNNNNNNNNNNNNNNNNNNNNNNNNNNNNNNNNNNNNNNNNNNNNNNNNNNNNNNNNNNNNNNNNNNNNNNNNNNNNNNNNNNNNNNNNNNNNNNNGGATGTAAGTACACATTATCTATAGActgtacatttattttattaagaacaaagaacaaattcatatacagttataaataggatgtaaaatatatctatttaggtgcatcagatataatatatgcaattggTAGACTCCAACTTAAgtgaaattaacaaaaacaaaacaaaaaaacaatattgaattCCTCTTGACTGACAGGAGAAACTCACGCGATCAAGAAAATAGCGATTAATATCCACTGAAACATTATTGTTCATTTACACACAGTCATTGCAAATAATtagctgttgttcttgttgttagtaCTTATTTTCTTACATTTCTGGTTGAATTTGAATAAAAGACTGTCCAATTTTGAACAACACAGTTCAAAAATCTGTAATGCACGAGTGGAAAACCTGTAGTAGCTGGCGGAGATGTGAAGAGGCGACGGATGCATCACTTTTGTTTTACAGTTGCCTGGTAGTACATAAATTACTGTGCTGTGACANNNNNNNNNNNNNNNNNNNNNNNNNNNNNNNNNNNNNNNNNNNNNNNNNNNNNNNNNNGTGTCTTAGAAGAGTCACGAATAGGCCGATGCCTCGCAGCTCTCTCGACTTGAACCGATGTGGAGACGCAGGCATGGTACGTTTTGCTAAGATAGATGGGAGAGGTGTTTACTAGTTTACAATGACACGGTTATGGGGNNNNNNNNNNNNNNNNNNNNNNNNNNNNNNNNNNNATGTCAAGTGTATATAACGCACTTAGTTTTACGAATGGGGGAGGTTTATCACAGGGTATTTCGGGCTTATGAAGTGGTATGCTTATAACGAACATGCACTATGTAAGTGAATGCAGACACATGCAAATGTTCAANNNNNNNNNNNNNNNNNNNNNNNNNNNNNNNNNNNNNNNNNNNNNNNNNNNNNNNNNNNNNNNNNNNNNNNNNNNNNNNNNNNNNNNNNNNNNNNNNNNgataaaagggagagagcgacAGGCTGAAATCCACAGTCAGCATTCGTACGTTTTTCTCATCAACATAATCACATTCATACCTAAATGCATTCCATATGATATGATTTGTACATTTTGCTTCTCCAATAGGAAAAACTATGCGTTCAACAGACTCATCAAGAGTAGAGAGGCGTGGCAGAGGAAGCGTGCGTGCCCATCGCCCCCTACATAAGGCAACAGGCCTCCAAGGCGCCCGCACCCACCATCCGAATGACGGTCTCCTTGGTGATGCCGTAGTCGGCCAGCGTCTTATCGTCCTGCATCTCCAGGTCCCTCACCAGCAGATGCTGCTCGCTCTCCCAGAAGGCCTCCTCGCTCTCCCGGCGGATCAGGGTCTTCAGCTGCCGGCCGGTGGTCGCGGGGCCCACCTCCACGCTCACGGTCTTGTCCGTGGGCGTGACCACGTGCAGCAGGAAGGTGGGCTGACCGCCCTCGTCCTCCCGCAGCCTGAAGCGGAGGGTGAGCTTGGAGCCCTCGGTGATGTTGCAGCGGTCGAGGGTGCGGTCGTCGTCGAGGAGCTGGCCGGCGTGGTGCAGCCGGAGGTCCTCGGCGGGCACGTCCTCCTTCTGACCTATGACCTCCTTGACCCTCTTAATCGTATCATAGCGATCCGCTTCGACAACTATTCTTCTCCCTGTTGGTATGATGATGTGGATGAACATGGCTCTCCGTGAGTCCTGGAAGAGAGAATTGACACAACTGTACCTCTCCGTCACCACAAGTCGAGGAATAAACNNNNNNNNNNNNNNNNNNNNNNNNNNNNNNNNNNNNNNNNNNNNNNNNNNNNNNNNGGACGAAGGAGCAGCAGCGCCGTCCCTTTGCCGAAATCACACCCGGTCGGACGAGGCGGACGAGAGATTTCTATCAAAATACACTcgacttttttcccccgggcaatGAAAATGAATCAGGAGGACGAGTTCATAACCCCGCGAACCCCATCGACGTCACTCAGCGCTCAAGCACCAGCTCAAGCGAGAACAAAGCTTGAGTGTCGTGTGTGAGTCATGGCCAAGGCACCTGCACGCGGCCATGACTCTAGAGTTCACCAGCTTGTATGTTCACTTAAAAATGTGTCATCTATGACGCCATGAGCATGATTTTCGCGTCCGTTGCGGCGCATTGGTCacactttcttttaaaattaacaaaattaataaatggtTAATACAGCGGACTCGAAATTCTTCctggatgatgacaatgatttcGAAGCATAATAGTATGTTTAATTGCATAATGTACTGGAGATCCACTTTATAAAAGTCGCGTGACTGCATTAGTTAACAGATATTCAAAAAGCGTTTTATGAGGAAGCTTGAGTGCCAGTATAGGCAGTACCCACAGCCTCAGTGCGATCTCTTTTGGACGGGTTAATTACACACATCTCTCGTTTGAATTTCCATAATACTCTTTTTAAAATCCTCATTAAACAATATTATTCATCGCGAACACAAGCCATGAATCAGTATAGTACACAGTAAGTATTCCACAACACATATAGATAAGCGCAGCTGTTGCACAGTACATCTGATAAAGTAATATCAGGAGCGCAAAAACGTAAACAGCGATTATTGCGAACCGATTCACCTTAAACATGTATTGACGTTTTGCGATCTTTACTCGGGCATGAAATTCAAATTCACGAATAGTCAGGCTTACCTTTCCGAACGAGTGTACAACCCGTGCACTTCACAAACGCCGAGTGACTAGTGCAGACCCAGCTGTGCCCTGTGTTGCCGAAATGTCACAGTTTTAAGCACAGTTTTATTTAAGTCCTTTTAAAGATTATGGGCTACTGCGGGGCATGGCGGATGTCTAATACCATCCATGAGGTGTGATTGACGAGGTTCCGTTGCATGATGAGCGACGCGACGATTTTTTATCgatttgaagaaaaaatgaaaacttggAAACTCCAGCGGACTATCTACGCATGTGCGAATGAACGAACTATACGCAACTTTCGTCGTAGAATACGAACTCACACATTTTCCATATCTTATTTCCATACAGATCATCCCTAgaaatcagcatcattatcaagaCTGATGATCAGAGATACCTAAAAGTCTATCGGATGGACAAGGTTAGATCGCCTCGAGCGAAACCTGGATATGTAATTTTCACTTTCACTAAAGAGTCCTAGTGTTCTGACATCATCCAGCAATTCGGTGATAAAAAAAAGTCGATCATGGGATCAATGAGCTCTGCNNNNNNNNNNNNNNNNNACTTTCCTCGTCGAAACATGAGTAACACACtgacctttctctctcccgcctTAGTGTTATAATGAATACGCATAATGCACTCTCGTTACTAATGATTATGGGAGCATTATTGCCAGCTTCAGTACGTTAGACTAAATTTTTCTCTTGAGATGAACTTTCCTTCGAAATGACTCGTTGATCTGGTATGCGTGTCGGACCGTGtcggacaaaaagaaaaaaaatgtgttcagtttataaaaaaaacaagatctgGGATTAAATGTTATGGAATATAGGTTCGGGTTTCTAAGACCATAGGAGTAATGTGAGTTACCAAATGTTCCTTTTTCGNNNNNNNNNNNNNNNNNNNNNNNNNNNNNCTTTATCTGACTTTCAttagagtgaaagaaaaaggagCTACTCATTAGTCCGTCAATNNNNNNNNNNNNNNNNNNNNNNNNNNNNNNNNNNNNNNNNNNNNNNNNNNNNNNNNNNNNNNNNNNNNNNNNNNNNNNNNNNNNNNNNNNNNNNNNNNNNNNNNNNNNNNNNNNNNNNNNNNNNNNNNNNNNNNNNNNNNNNNNNNNNNNNNNNNNNNNNNNNNNNNNNNNNNNNNNNNNNNNNNNNNNNNNNNNNNNNNNNNNNNNNNNNNNNNNNNNNNNNNNNNNNNNNNNNNNNNNNNNNNNNNNNNNNNNNNNNNNNNNNNNNNNNNNNNNNNNNNNNNNNNNNNNNNNNNNNNNNNNNNNNNNNNNNNNNNNNNNNNNNNNNNNNNNNNNNNNNNNNNNNNNNNNNNNNNNNNNNNNNNNNNNNNNNNNNNNNNNNNNNNNNNNNNNNNNNNNNNNNNNNNNNNNNNNNNNNNNNNNNNNNNNNNNNNNNNNNNNNNNNNNNNNNNNNNNNNNNNNNNNNNNNNNNNNNNNNNNNNNNNNNNNNNNNNNNNNNNNNNNNNNNNNNNNNNNNNNNNNNNNNNNNNNNNNNNNNNNNNNNNNNNNNNNNNNNNNNNNNNNNNNNNNNNNNNNNNNNNNNNNNNNNNNNNNNNNNNNNNNNNNNNNNNNNNNNNNNNNNNNNNNNNNNNNNNNNNNNNNNNNNNNNNNNNNNNNNNNNNNNNNNNNNNNNNNNNNNNNNNNNNNNNNNNNNNNNNNNNNNNNNNNNNNNNNNNNNNNNNNNNNNNNNNNNNNNNNNNNNNNNNNNNNNNNNNNNNNNNNNNNNNNNNNNNNNNNNNNNNNNNNNNNNNNNNNNNNNNNNNNNNNNNNNNNNNNNNNNNNNNNNNNNNNNNNNNNNNNNNNNNNNNNNNNNNNNNNNNNNNNNNNNNNNNNNNNNNNNNNNNNNNNNNNNNNNNNNNNNNNNNNNNNNNNNNNNNNNNNNNNNNNNNNNNNNNNNNNNNNNNNNNNNNNNNNNNNNNNNNNNNNNNNNNNNNNNNNNNNNNNNNNNNNNNNNNNNNNNNNNNNNNNNNNNNNNNNNNNNNNNNNNNNNNNNNNNNNNNNNNNNNNNNNNNNNNNNNNNNNNNNNNNNNNNNNNNNNNNNNNNNNNNNNNNNNNNNNNNNNNNNNNNNNNNNNNNNNNNNNNNNNNNNNNNNNNNNNNNNNNNNNNNNNNNNNNNNNNNNNNNNNNNNNNNNNNNNNNNNNNNNNNNNNNNNNNNNNNNNNNNNNNNNNNNNNNNNNNNNNNNNNNNNNNNNNNNNNNNNNNNNNNNNNNNNNNNNNNNNNNNNNNNNNNNNNNNNNNNNNNNNNNNNNNNNNNNNNNNNNNNNNNNNNNNNNNNNNNNNNNNNNNNNNNNNNNNNNNNNNNNNNNNNNNNNNNNNNNNNNNNNNNNNNNNNNNNNNNNNNNNNNNNNNNNNNNNNNNNNNNNNNNNNNNNNNNNNNNNNNNNNNNNNNNNNNNNNNNNNNNNNNNNNNNNNNNNNNNNNNNNNNNNNNNNNNNNNNNNNNNNNNNNNNNNNNNNNNNNNNNNNNNNNNNNNNNNNNNNNNNNNNNNNNNNNNNNNNNNNNNNNNNNNNNNNNNNNNNNNNNNNNNNNNNNNNNNNNNNNNNNNNNNNNNNNNNNNNNNNNNNNNNNNNNNNNNNNNNNNNNNNNNNNNNNNNNNNNNNNNNNNNNNNNNNNNNNNNNNNNNNNNNNNNNNNNNNNNGAGGAAAGTACAAGTCCGGATGTTGTTTGATATCGTGGCCGACGCCGCAGGCCACAACACAACGTTCCAAGGTATAAGGGACGCTGTGTTATCGTCCGAAAAGCAGTTGTTTTAACAAATACGTATCTGTTTGCTTGCGACGCAGAAAACGTAAGgttttgtatctgtttgtttctctttttatcgtcTATTATTTTACCTCTGCGNNNNNNNNNNNNNNNNNNNNNNNNNNNNNNNNNNNNCATAGTTTTAGAATGTTTAATGATTGGGagaattttcataatgattgtaATACACGCCTTTACNNNNNNNNNNNNNNNNNNNNNNNNNNNNNNNNNNNNNNNNNNNNNNNNNNNNNNNNNNNNNNNNNNNNNNNNNNNNNNNNNNNNNNNNNNNNNNNNNNNNNNNNNNNNNNNNNNNNAtcgaaatattataatatttatattacgtcGCTGCTcgtttcattcattctttttgtcTTATCATGGATTTTAACTCCTTTTTGTacgaattttattcattttttcttctcttctcctttatcacctgtatttatatttacctgTTACCAGACCGACCGTAATTTGAAGGGCCGACNNNNNNNNNNNNNNNNNNNNNNNNNNNNNNNNNNNNNNNNNNNNNNNNNNNNCACGATTAAGTTGATCACGAGCCTAAAATATTTATATCCACAGGacatatatttggtttttttttttaggtttttgataTTTACAGAACCAGGCTGCTTCCTGTTTCGCAGAAATTTGGTTATATATTCGCCAATATTCTGGACAAGTAATGATATGTTGCAAATTCATTGTAGTTAAATTTTGcactttaattttcatcattcttgTGGCATTTNNNNNNNNNNNNNNNNNNNNNNNNNNNNNNNNNNNNNNNNNNNNNNNNNNNNNNNNNNNNNNNNNNNNNNNNNNNNNNNNNNNNNNNNNNNNNNNNNNNNNNNNNNNNNNNNNNNNNNNNNNNNNNNNNNNNNNNNNNNNNNNNNNNNNNNNNNNNNNNNNNNNNNNNNNNNNNNNNNNNNNNNNNNNNNNNNNNNNNNNNNNNNNNNNNNNNNNNNNNNNNNNNNNNNNNNNNNNNNNNNNNNNNNNNNNNNNNNNNNNNNNNNNNNNNNNNNNNNNNNNNNNNNNNNNNNNNNNNNNNNNNNNNNNNNNNNNNNNNNNNNNNNNNNNNNNNNNNNNNNNNNNNNNNNNNNNNNNNNNNNNNNNNNNNNNNNNNNNNNNNNNNNNNNNNNNNNNNNNNNNNNNNNNNNNNNNNNNNNNNNNNNNNNNNNNNNNNNNNNNNNNNNNNNNNNNNNNNNNNNNNNNNNNNNNNNNNNNNNNNNNNNNNNNNNNNNNNNNNNNNNNNNNNNNNNNNNNNNNNNNNNNNNNNNNNNNNNNNNNNNNNNNNNNNNNNNNNNNNNNNNNNNNNNNNNNNNNNNNNNNNNNNNNNNNNNNNNNNNNNNNNNNNNNNNNNNNNNNNNNNNNNNNNNNNNNNNNNNNNNNNNNNNNNNNNNNNATTCTTCGCGAATGTTTTTTTCGCCTCAGTTGATACCTTGAGAACTGTGACTGGGAACAATGTAGTCCGTAACAGAGAGAATGACGTACGTAACAACAAGCGAAAGGACGATGACAGGGAGACAGATCTGCGAATACCGGTTGATCCTGGCACTCATCTGGGGCGCCGGGTACATGGCCTTCTTCTTCAGGAACGGCACGACGAGGTCCTGGCTCTCCCGCACCCTCAGGACGTTGATGGCCACGAGGAGGATCACGATGAAGAAGTTGACGAGGATGGTGGCCACGAACCAGACGTCGAGGAGCTTCAGGTAGGCGGTCTTGGGCGTGGTCTCCGTGATCTGCGTGAACAGCGTCGCCAGCACCAGCAGCGCCGTCAGGGACACCATGATGCGGTCGTTGAAGTCGTTGAGCTCGAAGTACAGCGTCGAGTACGAGATGACGACCATGAGGAAGGTCGGGATGTAGGTGCTGCTCACGTAGAAGCCCGAGAGGTTCTCCATCCGAAGAACCACCTCCTGGGCGCTGTGGTTCTTCCAGTCGGACTGGGTCATTTCGATGCCCTTGATCTCGTACTCCCGCAGGTTGGTGCTGCCCCTGTACTCCACGTCGGCCCCCGAGGCGTTGAGGGACACCAGGTCGCGCGTGAAATACTGGAGCCTCAGACGGAAGCTGCAGAGCTGGATGTCGAAGGGATACAACTCGAGGTTCATCTGGCACGAGACCACGATGCGGTAGGACTGCGTCAGCTTCAGGGAATTGTTGGTGCCCGGGTAAACCTCGTCTGCGGTGNNNNNNNNNNNNNNNNNNNNNNNNNNNNNNNNNTTGTGTTAGTTCGTGGTGACCTGAAACTACTGCTAAATTTGCTCAAGAGTCTTGGGAATTTAGGGCACTGGGTACACTCGTGACAAAAATCACTATTAATTTCGTAGACGATAGAAGGGCATCTCGACTGATTGAATGTTGTCGCCTGACATTTACACAAATCATTTCTACCCACGTTTAATAGGGGCGACCGCGATGGCGATGTCTCATCTTTCCCAACCTCTGACATTCCCTTGACCCCGGATGACTTTCCCTAATAAATCTGATGATCCTGACCTTCCCTGACTCTGGTGACGTCATCGGGAAGGGGCCCTGACTCCATGACCGCCACGAACGTCTGCCAGTGGAGCTTGGTGTCCGCCTCAGTCATCGTCCAGTCCTCGAAGATGACCACGGGACGCCAGATCAGCTCGTCGTCATGAATCACGTTCAGAGTCTCGGCGTAGTTCAGACTCTCCATGTCCAGCCTCGGGTCGCGCCACTTGNNNNNNNNNNNNNNNNNNNNNNNNNNNNNNNNNNNNNNNNNGTCGAGGGGTTGCGCAGACAGGATGGTTACGTGGAGGGCCACCTGCGCTGCCTGGTTGCCCACACGTGCAGGAGGTACcttcgaaggaaaaaaaaagtgaaccatAACAATATTTACTCCTACACTTATTGACATACATAGGTATCTTTGTGCCACGGTTATCCCAAAACCTATAGTCGACACGTTCTTAGACGATACAGCATATCATAGTAAATTACTTTCATTAGATATTcattacaaatacataatacGATTACCGTTAACGTGCACTGTCACTATTTATTTTCTGACTCACCATCTGAGAAGAATTAGAGGAACTTTATTGCCTATCTCTACTATCCCGGGTTCTATAGAAAATGCACGTTTCTCCTCTTACTTTCTGTCTCACGGTTTTTATCTGAATGTGTCATGTGCGAGGAACGTTCAAACGGCTTCGCACCAATGNNNNNNNNNNNNNNNNNNNNNNNNNNNNNNNNNNNNNNNNNNNNNNNNNNNNNNNNNNNNNNNNNNNNNNNNNNNNNNNNNNNNNNNNNNNNNNNNNNNNNNNNNNNNNNNNNNNNNNNNNNNNNNNNNNNNNNNNNNNNNNNNNNNNNNNNNNNNNNNNNNNNNNNNNNNNNNNNNNNNNNNNNNNNNNNNNNNNNNNNNNNNNNNNNNNNNNNNNNNNNNNNNNNNNNNNNNNNNNNNNNNNNNNNNNNNNNNNNNNNNNNNNNNNNNNNNNNNNNNNNNNNNNNNNNNNNNNNNNNNNNNNNNNNNNNNAAATGTATATCAAAGCAACGAGATTATAGGAAAGCTTTAATCCTTTCGGTTGAACGCTCAAGGATGCGACGAGCGAGCAACTGCGACGTAAAATTTTGTTGATATCTGACGTACTAACACCTTCCNNNNNNNNNNNNNNNNNNNNNNNNNNNNNNNNNNNNNNNNNNNNNNNNNNNNNNNNNNNNNNNNNNNNNNNNNNNNNNNNNNNNNNNNNNNNNNNNNNNNNNNNNNNNNNNNNNNNNNNNNNNNNNNNNNNNNNNNNNNNNNNNNNNNNNNNNNNNNNNNNNNNNNNNNNNNNNNNNNNNNNNNNNNNNNNNNNNNNNNNNNNNNNNNNNNNNNNNNNNNNNNNNNNNNNNNNNNNNNNNNNNNNNNNNNNNNNNNNNNNNNNNNNNNNNNNNNNNNNNNNNNNNNNNNNNNNNNNNNNNNNNNNNNNNNNNNNNNNNNNNNNNNNNNNNNNNNNNNNNNNNNNNNNNNNNNNNNNNNNNNNNNNNNNNNNNNNNNNNNNNNNNNNNNNNNNNNNNNNNNNNNNNNNNNNNNNNNNNNNNNNNNNNNNNNNNNNNNNNNNNNNNNNNNNNNNNNNNNNNNNNNNNNNNNNNNNNNNNNNNNNNNNNNNNNNNNNNNNNNNNNNNNNNNNNNNNNNNNNNNNNNNNNNNNNNNNNNNNNNNNNNNNNNNNNNNNNNNNNNNNNNNNNNNNNNNNNNNNNNNNNNNNNNNNNNNNNNNNNNNNNNNNNNNNNNNNNN
The sequence above is a segment of the Penaeus monodon isolate SGIC_2016 chromosome 25, NSTDA_Pmon_1, whole genome shotgun sequence genome. Coding sequences within it:
- the LOC119589204 gene encoding polyubiquitin 8-like, translating into MFIHIIIPTGRRIVVEADRYDTIKRVKEVIGQKEDVPAEDLRLHHAGQLLDDDRTLDRCNITEGSKLTLRFRLREDEGGQPTFLLHVVTPTDKTVSVEVGPATTGRQLKTLIRRESEEAFWESEQHLLVRDLEMQDDKTLADYGITKETVIRMQNVPCLRLHIGSSRESCEASAYS